The genomic stretch AGCTACAGCGATCAGTTTGCCCGCGATCTTGTTGTCATCATTCAGTACAAGGTCAAGTATTCTTCCGATGTTTTTATTGTATTGCCTTTTAAATTGAATCGGATAATCCGCCCCGGGGGAAGATACACTCAACTCGAAATCTTCAGCTTCACGGTCAAGATTACTTTCGATGAACCGGCTTAATGATTTGCAATCGTCGATATTTACTGCCGTATCTCCGTCAATTATGACCATAGTCTTGTTTCCGGGTTTGACAATAATATCAACGAGGAACTTATCTGTTCCTTCCAGATGATTTTCAACTAAACGCTTTATTTGTCCTTTTTCAATCATTATACCAATAAAAGAGGGGACTCTTGTCCCCTCACACTTTGTAGGTTTCCGTTCTGTTGTCCGACCAGGGCTCGAACCTGGACTCTTCTGAACCAAAATCAGACGTGTTGCCAATTACACCATCGGACAATCACCCTGTTTTAATTTGGTGTGCAAAGATAAGTATTATTTCCTTAAAAATTTATATTTTCGCTCAATTATTCATATCTATAAACCCGCCCCATGGAAAATTTCAAAAAGATCAACAACATTTTCGGATGGATTGCTTTTCTTATCGCCACCCTTGTATACTTCTTTACGCTTGAGCCTACTGCAAGTTGGTGGGATTGCGGTGAGTATATTGCCACTGCTTATAAGTTGCAGGTTGGACATCCTCCGGGTGCTCCTTTATTTCAGCTGATAGGGCGGTTTTTTTCTCTCTTTGCCTTTGGTGATACCGCCAATGTAGCAATGATGATCAATGCTATGTCTGCCCTTTCAAGCAGTTTCACAGTGTTGTTTCTTTTCTGGTCGATCACTATGCTGGCGAGAAAGATCGTTGTTAAGGATGGCGAAATGAATAGAGGCAGCATGTATGCAGTTATCGGAAGCGGACTCGTTGGAGCTCTTGCTTTCACTTTTTCCGATTCATTCTGGTTCTCTGCAGTGGAAGGGGAAGTGTATGCCATGTCCTCTTTCTTCACAGCTATCGTATTCTGGGCCATTCTGAAATGGGAAGCTGTGGCTGATGAAAAACACGCTCTTCGCTGGATTATCTTTATTGCCTTTCTGGTTGGGCTTTCCATCGGGGTTCATCTACTCAACCTGCTTGCTATTCCTGCGATAGCATTTGTATATTATTTCAGGAAATACAAACCAACAGGAAAAGGTGCAATTATTACCCTGCTATTATCTTTCCTTATACTTTCGGTCATAATGTATCTGATAATCCCGGGTATAGTTAAACTAAGCAGCGTTTTTGAACTGTTTTTTGTCAATACCGTCGGATTACCCTTTAATAGCGGGACCATTATTTATTTTATCCTGCTTGTCGGGATTCTCCTTTGGGGTTTATTCTATTCAATCCGCAAACGTAAAGTCCTTCTGAATACAATTATACTGGCATTTGTTTTCCTGTTAATCGGATATTCATCATTTTTCATGCTTATCATCCGTTCTAACGCAAATCCACCCATCGATGAAAACAGTCCGGAGGATGCGATTTCTCTTCTTTCTTATCTGAACCGTGAGCAATATGGCGATTGGCCAATTTTATACGGTCAATATTATAATGCTCCTGTTGTGGACTATGATGACGGAACACCGGTTTATGTTAAAGACCGGAAGAAAGGCAAATATATAGTTACCGATACCCGGGAGGCCAGCATTCCGGTTTACGATCCCAGATTTACTACTTTGTTTCCCAGGATGTGGAGCGATCAGAAACCGGAGCACAAAAGGATGTATCAGAACTACATGGGCAAAGGTGTCCCCGTTAGGGTTGATAAAAACGACGGAACTTCTGAGGTTGTTACGCGTCCTTCTTTTGGCGATAATCTCCGTTTCTTCTTTTCCTATCAGCTGGGACATATGTATTTCCGTTACTTCATGTGGAATTTTGCAGGACGGCAGAACGACATTGAAAGCCAGGGTGAGCCTGAGAACGGGAATTGGATCAGTGGAATTCCTTTTATCGATAATGCCAGACTTGGCGATCAGGATAATCTACCGGATCATTGGAGCAATGCGGCAAAAAATAAGTTTTATTTTCTGCCTCTTATCCTGGGTTTGATCGGGTTGTTTTACCACCTGAATACGAACAAGAGAGATACACTTGTTGTGGCCCTTCTGTTTCTGATGACAGGTATAGCCATCGTGGTGTATCTGAATCAGTACCCTTACCAGCCCAGGGAAAGAGACTATGCATATGTCGGTTCGTTTTATGCCTTTTCCATATGGATTGGTTTGGGTGTGCTTTCGATATATAATGCAATTACCCGTAAAACCGGAGCAAATACATTGGCTGCCATTTTGGTCACACTGGTCACTCTGATTCTGGTGCCGGGTATAATGGCAAAGGAAGGCTGGGATGATCATGACCGTTCAGGAAAATATGCAGCCCGCGACTTTGCTAAAAACTATCTTAATTCCTGTGAAAAGAATGCCATCCTGATTACCAACGGCGATAATGATACCTTCCCTCTTTGGTACGTTCAGGAAGTAGAAGGCGTAAGAACCGATATAAGAGTAGTCAATTATATGCTTGCCTCCGGTTACTGGTATATTCACCAATTGGGCAGGAAAGTGTATGATTCCGACCCTCTGAATTTTACTCTTACACCCGATCAATACGATAAAGGGGTGAATATGTATATACCATATATTAACAGGAACATTGAAGGGCCTGTTGAACTTAAAGATATTATTGATTTCATTGCCAGCGACGATGTCCGCACTCAATGGCCTTTGCAGAACGGGGAAAGAATCAACTACCTGCCAACGAAAAGCATAAAACTTACTGTTGATTCGGCTAAATGCGTCCAGAATGGTATCGTTCCTCCTGAACTTGCCGATCAGATTGTCCCGGAAATCACATGGAATATCAAACAAGGCGCTTTGTATAAGAACGACCTGATGTTTCTCGATTTCCTGGCTTCTAATAACTGGGAACGGCCGATTTATCTTGCAAATCCTTCTTCACTTAGCAAAGTATTTGATGTCGATGATTATTGTCATATGGAAGGATTTGTATACAGGTTCATGCCTGTGAAGGCCAAAGAATTCATCCCGGGAATAGGGGGCGTTTATACAGACGGTTCCTATGATATCCTGATGAACAAATCGGTTTTTGGTAATCTGAACGATCCCGATGTTACTGTTGACAGGGAAAGCTACCGGAATGCCAGGATGCCAAGGCAAAACTTTATCCGGCTTGCTCAGGCTCTTGTAAATGAAAAACGATTTGACGAAGCCGTTGCAGTATTGGATACCTGTTTGCATTATTTCCCTCATGAGAAGATTTCTTATGATATTCTGATGGTTCCGTATGCAGAAGTATATTATGCTGCCGGCGCTGTGGAAAAGGGTAATGCGATCACTCAAAAGTTAACAGATATGTATTCGGCTGAACTGGAATACTATGCTTCCTTAGATCCGGCTTTTGTGGATGCTTACTATGGCAATTACGTCAAACAGGCTTTTAATATCCTGAGTCGTTTGTCACA from Bacteroidota bacterium encodes the following:
- a CDS encoding DUF2723 domain-containing protein, encoding MENFKKINNIFGWIAFLIATLVYFFTLEPTASWWDCGEYIATAYKLQVGHPPGAPLFQLIGRFFSLFAFGDTANVAMMINAMSALSSSFTVLFLFWSITMLARKIVVKDGEMNRGSMYAVIGSGLVGALAFTFSDSFWFSAVEGEVYAMSSFFTAIVFWAILKWEAVADEKHALRWIIFIAFLVGLSIGVHLLNLLAIPAIAFVYYFRKYKPTGKGAIITLLLSFLILSVIMYLIIPGIVKLSSVFELFFVNTVGLPFNSGTIIYFILLVGILLWGLFYSIRKRKVLLNTIILAFVFLLIGYSSFFMLIIRSNANPPIDENSPEDAISLLSYLNREQYGDWPILYGQYYNAPVVDYDDGTPVYVKDRKKGKYIVTDTREASIPVYDPRFTTLFPRMWSDQKPEHKRMYQNYMGKGVPVRVDKNDGTSEVVTRPSFGDNLRFFFSYQLGHMYFRYFMWNFAGRQNDIESQGEPENGNWISGIPFIDNARLGDQDNLPDHWSNAAKNKFYFLPLILGLIGLFYHLNTNKRDTLVVALLFLMTGIAIVVYLNQYPYQPRERDYAYVGSFYAFSIWIGLGVLSIYNAITRKTGANTLAAILVTLVTLILVPGIMAKEGWDDHDRSGKYAARDFAKNYLNSCEKNAILITNGDNDTFPLWYVQEVEGVRTDIRVVNYMLASGYWYIHQLGRKVYDSDPLNFTLTPDQYDKGVNMYIPYINRNIEGPVELKDIIDFIASDDVRTQWPLQNGERINYLPTKSIKLTVDSAKCVQNGIVPPELADQIVPEITWNIKQGALYKNDLMFLDFLASNNWERPIYLANPSSLSKVFDVDDYCHMEGFVYRFMPVKAKEFIPGIGGVYTDGSYDILMNKSVFGNLNDPDVTVDRESYRNARMPRQNFIRLAQALVNEKRFDEAVAVLDTCLHYFPHEKISYDILMVPYAEVYYAAGAVEKGNAITQKLTDMYSAELEYYASLDPAFVDAYYGNYVKQAFNILSRLSQVSKQEGQKEMGQAIDSVMMQNLEMFQ
- the rimP gene encoding ribosome assembly cofactor RimP, whose product is MIEKGQIKRLVENHLEGTDKFLVDIIVKPGNKTMVIIDGDTAVNIDDCKSLSRFIESNLDREAEDFELSVSSPGADYPIQFKRQYNKNIGRILDLVLNDDNKIAGKLIAVAKTGIEIEPRPLEEKKKKLKKAESTETAITLIPYQNIKQAKVRISFK